In the genome of Streptomyces sp. SLBN-118, the window TCGCCCTCGGAGAGCGTGCCGAACTTGCGGTCCAGGTACTCGGTCATGCCGAGGCGGTCGAGGAAGGCGCGGGCGCGCTCCTCGTCGATGGCGTCGTAGTCCTCGTGCCAGGTGGCGGTCATTCCGTACGCGGCGGTGAGGACGGTCTGGAGCACGGTCTGGCGCTTGGGCAGCTTCTCGGCCATGGCGATGCCGGCCATGCCGATACGCGGGCGGAGCTCGAAGACGTCGACGGCGCCGAGGCGCTCGCCGAGGATCCTCGCAGTACCGGTGGTCGGGAAGAGGTAGCTGGACGCGATGTTGAGGAGGGTGGTCTTGCCGGCGCCGTTCGGGCCGAGGATGACCCAGCGCTCGCCCTCCTTGACCGACCAGGAGACGTCGTCCACCAGAGCGCGTCCGTCGCGGACCACGGATACGTCCACCAGCTCCAGTACATCGCTCATGAGCGCGTTGTCTCCCCATGCAATCGTCTTGAGGTATTGGGGGCGGTTTTATGCACCTGTGGGCACAGCTCCCAGGGAAAACCTACGCCACCGGCCGAGTAGCCCTGTCCCCCGGTCCGGTACCTAGGCTGGGACCATGCTTTCCGAACCACGCTCAGGACGGCTGGCCGCATGGGGAAATGCCCTGTTGGCCGGATTTGTATCACCCGATGACGCGGCACTCGCGATCGTCGGTGACGACGCGGTGCACCGGGTCGAGGGGCTGCCGGGCGAGACGGGGCCCGTCGGGCTCACTCTCGCGCTGGGGCGGCTGCGGGCGCTGGGGGTGACCGGGTACCGGGTCGCACTGCCCGTGCCGGGACATCCGCTGGGTCTGAGCGGACCACCGGACTTCAACGCCCGGGCGCTGGACGCGGAGGAGGCCGTGGTCGCCGCGGGCGCGGCATACGGCCTTGTGCCCGAGGTGTACGAGGCCGGGCCTGCGGGTGATGTGCACGTCGAGGTCGTCTGGCACTGCCTGCCGGTGCGGGAGGCGCCACCGGCGGACGTGCCCTCGCTCGGGGAGGCGGAACGGGAGCTCGCGGAAGCCCTGCGGGAGGCGACGGAGGTGCTGTCGCGCCTCGATGTGGCGGCGTCGGGTCCGGTGGCGGCGTCGGCGATCGACGCGTACCGGGCGCGGGCGTCGCGGGGCCCGGGCGAAACGCTGGCCCCCGGATATCCACCGCGGGCGGTACGCGTGCTGGAGCTGGCTCAGCGGATCGGGCTGCTGATCTCGGTGGCGTACGAGAACGGGCACGGCGGCGCGGTGAGCGCGTCGGAGATGGCGGCGCGGGGGCAGGCGCTGCGGCCGGTGGAGCGGGTGGCGAGGCGGGCGCAGGCGGCGGCGTACAACGCGTATGTGGAGGAGCGGGAGCGGGGCCGTTGAGGGGGAGGACGTGGTGGCGGTGCGGGGGCGACGCCCCCGCACCGCGGGGTCGTGGGTGACCGTCAGCCGTTGTAGCCGTAGTTGCCGAATGCCGGGTTCAGCGCGCCGACCACATTGACCGTGTTGCCGACTACGTTCACCGGGACGTGGACGGGGACCTGGACCACGTTGCCCGAGAGGACACCCGGGGAGTTCACGGCCTGGCCGCCGGCGTACGCGCCGTCCGTGGCGGAGGCGACGCCGGCGCCCGCCGCGAGCAGGCTGCCGGCGATCATGGTGAGGGCAGCTGCCTTCTTGACGTTCTTCACTTGGGGATCCTCCTGAGCGTTCGCTGCGGCCGGCCGCCGCAGCACGCCATGGAGAACGCCGCCGAGCCGATCAGGATGCGGCAGACGAGTGACATACACCCGACAGTATGAATGTTCAGACCGGAGGGAGACGGTCCGGTCAGAGTTTCGGCGGCCCCCTCAGTCCGTCAGGCCATGTCGGACCGCCCACAGCGCCGCCTGGGTGCGATCCGCCAGGTCCAGCTTCATCAGAATGTTCGAGACGTGCGTCTTGACGGTCTTCTCCGACAGCACGAGCGCGCGGGCGATCTCCCGGTTGGAACGGCC includes:
- a CDS encoding ABC transporter ATP-binding protein; protein product: MSDVLELVDVSVVRDGRALVDDVSWSVKEGERWVILGPNGAGKTTLLNIASSYLFPTTGTARILGERLGAVDVFELRPRIGMAGIAMAEKLPKRQTVLQTVLTAAYGMTATWHEDYDAIDEERARAFLDRLGMTEYLDRKFGTLSEGERKRTMIARAMMTDPELLLLDEPAAGLDLGGREDLVRRLGRLARDQFAPSMVMVTHHVEEIAPGFTHVLMIRQGKVLAAGPMETELNSRNLSLCFGLPLLVERNGERWTAQGLPLG
- a CDS encoding chaplin family protein is translated as MKNVKKAAALTMIAGSLLAAGAGVASATDGAYAGGQAVNSPGVLSGNVVQVPVHVPVNVVGNTVNVVGALNPAFGNYGYNG